The following coding sequences lie in one Blastopirellula retiformator genomic window:
- the kdsB gene encoding 3-deoxy-manno-octulosonate cytidylyltransferase: protein MSPQAPLRLHLRTAVIIPARLQSTRLPHKMLLAETGKPLIQHTYESAVDALRPEKVVVATDHPSIQEAVQNFGGDVIMTSEACASGTDRLAEAAMQLPEFDLLLNVQGDEPEIASSSIDALIKLMEENPSVNMGTLATPIREKAQLSDPACVKVVLDQNGKALLFSRSQIPFVREWDDAVLEADPPHFLMHLGIYAYRRDFLLRIAAAPRTEIEKLESLEQLRVLSMGESIHVGVVNEASSGIDTPSDYAAFVSRKLAC, encoded by the coding sequence ATGTCCCCCCAAGCTCCGCTCCGTCTCCACCTTCGTACCGCCGTCATTATCCCGGCCCGCCTGCAGTCGACCCGTCTGCCGCACAAGATGCTGTTGGCCGAAACGGGCAAGCCGCTGATCCAGCACACCTACGAATCGGCGGTCGATGCCCTCCGCCCCGAAAAGGTGGTCGTTGCGACCGATCACCCCTCGATTCAGGAGGCCGTTCAGAATTTCGGCGGCGATGTGATCATGACCAGCGAAGCGTGCGCCAGCGGCACCGATCGCCTAGCCGAAGCGGCGATGCAGCTGCCCGAGTTTGATCTGCTGCTCAACGTCCAGGGGGACGAGCCTGAGATCGCTTCAAGCTCGATCGACGCGTTGATCAAGCTCATGGAAGAAAACCCGAGCGTGAACATGGGGACGCTGGCCACGCCGATCCGCGAAAAGGCCCAGCTTTCGGACCCGGCCTGCGTGAAGGTTGTGCTCGACCAAAACGGCAAAGCGCTGCTGTTCAGCCGCAGCCAGATTCCGTTCGTCCGCGAGTGGGACGATGCCGTGCTGGAGGCCGATCCCCCCCACTTCTTGATGCACCTTGGCATTTACGCGTATCGCCGTGATTTTCTGCTACGGATTGCCGCGGCTCCGCGGACCGAAATCGAAAAGCTGGAAAGTCTGGAGCAGCTTCGAGTTCTGTCGATGGGCGAGTCGATTCACGTCGGCGTCGTCAACGAGGCCTCCTCGGGGATCGATACCCCCAGCGACTATGCGGCATTTGTCAGCCGCAAGCTTGCTTGTTAA
- the glmS gene encoding glutamine--fructose-6-phosphate transaminase (isomerizing), producing the protein MCGIVGVVGDRQAVEFIVQGLRRLEYRGYDSAGIAAIDPGDDAISVCKTAGRIDNLAARLSKRHLVGSAGIGHTRWATHGPATETNAHPHVGQGGEVVLVHNGVIENYAKLKEKLIARGYQFSTETDSEVIAHLVEECRRRRLADRKANEPPTDEQVIDIVQDALVQLRGTYGLAILFKDRPDLIVAARLGSPLVVGVGDDVHYLASDASPLAGFTDKIVYLADHQIALLTADTLQVRHRDHGAIEHSVEVIEIDASDVDLGGYEHYMLKEIFEQPQSVQNTMRGRLSLDDATAVFGGLNLSPQELRGVDRILLTACGTSWHAAIVGEYIIEEMARIPVEVEYASELRYRNPPVPRRTLVFGITQSGETADTLAALREMKRKGHPTLAICNVVGSTIAQEADGGIYLHAGPEIGVASTKAYTSQLAVMAMLGLYFGRLTHLSFDQGYRIIEAMQKLPAAVEKALEADDAVRKIAEKYQAASNFLYLGRHFNFPTALEGALKLKEISYIHAEGYPAAELKHGPIALVDEQTPSVFIMPRGVVYDKVMSNLEEIKARSGPVIAIASEDDDQVAKIADDVIRIPMVEEFLQPIVSIIPLQLLAYHIAQLRGCDVDKPRNLAKSVTVE; encoded by the coding sequence ATGTGCGGCATCGTGGGTGTGGTTGGAGACCGTCAGGCGGTTGAGTTCATCGTCCAGGGGCTGCGTCGGCTCGAATATCGGGGTTACGACAGCGCTGGAATCGCCGCGATCGACCCTGGTGACGATGCCATCAGCGTCTGCAAAACGGCCGGACGGATAGATAATCTGGCGGCCCGGCTCTCGAAACGGCATTTGGTTGGCTCGGCCGGCATCGGGCATACCCGCTGGGCGACGCATGGCCCGGCGACCGAAACCAACGCGCATCCGCATGTCGGCCAGGGGGGCGAGGTCGTCCTGGTCCACAACGGCGTGATTGAGAACTACGCCAAGCTGAAGGAAAAGCTAATTGCCCGCGGCTATCAGTTTTCGACGGAGACCGACAGTGAAGTGATCGCGCACCTGGTCGAAGAATGCCGCCGCCGACGATTGGCCGATCGAAAGGCGAACGAGCCGCCGACCGACGAGCAGGTTATCGACATCGTGCAAGACGCGCTGGTCCAACTGCGCGGCACCTATGGTCTGGCGATTCTGTTCAAGGATCGCCCTGATCTGATCGTGGCGGCCCGGTTGGGCAGTCCGCTGGTGGTGGGCGTTGGCGACGACGTTCATTACCTGGCGAGCGACGCTTCGCCGCTGGCTGGATTTACCGACAAGATCGTCTATCTGGCCGACCATCAGATCGCCTTGTTGACCGCCGATACGCTGCAAGTTCGGCATCGTGATCATGGCGCGATTGAGCATAGCGTCGAAGTGATCGAGATCGACGCGTCCGACGTCGACCTGGGCGGTTACGAACATTACATGCTCAAAGAGATCTTCGAGCAGCCGCAATCGGTTCAGAACACGATGCGGGGCCGCTTGAGCTTGGACGACGCGACGGCCGTCTTTGGCGGTTTGAACCTGTCGCCGCAAGAGTTGCGCGGCGTCGATCGGATTCTGTTAACTGCCTGCGGCACCAGTTGGCATGCGGCGATAGTGGGCGAATACATCATCGAGGAAATGGCTCGCATCCCGGTCGAGGTCGAATATGCCTCGGAACTGCGGTATCGCAACCCGCCGGTTCCGCGGCGGACGCTGGTGTTTGGAATCACGCAAAGCGGCGAAACGGCCGATACGCTGGCCGCCCTGCGAGAGATGAAGCGGAAAGGGCATCCGACGCTGGCGATCTGCAACGTCGTCGGCAGCACGATCGCCCAAGAGGCGGACGGCGGCATTTACTTGCACGCTGGACCGGAGATCGGGGTCGCTTCGACCAAGGCTTACACGTCGCAATTAGCGGTGATGGCGATGCTGGGGCTTTATTTCGGGCGATTGACCCATCTCAGCTTCGATCAGGGCTACCGCATCATCGAAGCGATGCAGAAATTGCCTGCCGCGGTCGAGAAGGCCCTTGAAGCGGACGACGCTGTGCGCAAAATCGCCGAGAAGTACCAGGCCGCCAGCAACTTCCTGTACCTGGGGCGGCATTTCAACTTCCCCACGGCTCTAGAAGGGGCGCTGAAGCTGAAAGAAATCAGCTATATCCACGCCGAAGGCTATCCGGCCGCCGAATTGAAACATGGTCCAATCGCCCTGGTCGACGAGCAAACGCCCAGCGTCTTCATCATGCCGCGAGGCGTCGTCTACGACAAAGTGATGTCGAATCTCGAGGAAATCAAAGCCCGCAGCGGCCCGGTGATTGCGATCGCCAGTGAAGATGATGACCAGGTCGCCAAAATCGCCGACGATGTGATCCGGATCCCGATGGTGGAGGAGTTCTTACAGCCGATCGTCTCGATCATTCCGCTGCAGCTGTTGGCCTATCACATCGCTCAATTGCGCGGATGTGATGTTGACAAACCGCGGAATCTAGCGAAGAGCGTGACGGTGGAGTAG